The following are from one region of the Magallana gigas chromosome 6, xbMagGiga1.1, whole genome shotgun sequence genome:
- the LOC105341891 gene encoding uncharacterized protein yields MIEKSVRGNLMNKHTFNMFLVYLTIIFVSLAQTKAASSCPVKQTGCNCTFAEESPFDTKAEIMAASIGAMSPLLLTGIGFSIWKYIQSKSQDIPFERAPSELSDDFAEPRRGSKGRVSPLGEYNNYARRGSTPLSLTDTENEYYLSETPNSETPMADLNQDDRWSSPSRAPPPSNAGRAMVAPAKSESLNGWMF; encoded by the exons ATGATTGAAAAATCAGTTCGTGGGAATTTGATGAACAAACACACATTCAATATGTTTTTGgtatatttaacaataatatttgTTTCTCTGGCGCAAACGAAG GCTGCGTCCTCTTGCCCAGTGAAACAAACAGGATGTAACTGTACGTTTGCGGAGGAGAGTCCATTTGACACGAAGGCGGAAATCATGGCCGCCTCCATTGGCGCCATGAGCCCTCTTCTCCTCACTGGAATCGGGTTCTCAATCTGGAAATACATTCAAAGCAAGAGCCAGGATATTCCATTCGAGCGGGCGCCCTCGGAACTCTCGGACGACTTCGCCGAGCCGAGGCGTGGATCCAAAGGAAGGGTGAGCCCGCTGGGGGAATACAACAACTACGCGCGTCGTGGATCCACCCCTCTATCTCTCACGGATACGGAGAATGAGTATTACCTATCGGAAACGCCGAACTCGGAGACTCCGATGGCGGACTTGAATCAAGACGATAGATGGAGCTCACCCTCCCGGGCGCCACCGCCTTCCAACGCCGGACGGGCCATGGTGGCTCCAGCCAAATCCGAGTCCCTGAATGGGTGGATGTTCTGA